The Bacillota bacterium genome includes the window CAGTTCCCCCGGCCGGGTCAGAAGCCGGTCGCGCGGCAGCTCTCCGCGCAGCCGTTCCAGCCACCCCGCCGCCCTGGCCGGGGCGGGCCTCACGTCGGTCACGACCACGGATCGATCCCACCTTCCGCAACCGCCGTCACGAGACGGTCAGCGAGGCGGTTCGCCCTCCCCTGGCCTCTCGCCTGCCGGCTCCAGGCCGAGGAGCCGGGCCAGCATGCGCGCGTTGACCACGGCCTGGCCCTGGTAGTGGTTGTTGAAGGCGATGAACAGGCGGTCGCTGCGGGCGGCGAGCTCCCGCACCCGGGGGAGCCACTCCTCCAGCTCCTCCGCCCGGTAGAGGTAATCGTACCGCTCGTAGGCGGCGCCGTGGCTCCACCACCTGGCTGCGTTCCGCCCGTGGAAGCGGATGTAGGCGATGGGGGAGGTGGCCACCGCCACCGGCCTGGGCAGCCCGCGGAGGGGCGGGGCGTCGACGCTGGTGAAGCCGAGGCCCAGCGAGCGGAGCCAGGCGTAGGTCGCCTCCCGGAACCAGCCTTCGTGGCGGAACTCCACCACCAGCGGCAGGTCCGGGAGCCACTCGCGCAGGCGGCCGAGCCAGCCCCGCTCCGCCGCCTCGTTCTTG containing:
- a CDS encoding DUF72 domain-containing protein, yielding MGEILIGTSGYSYKDWVGPFYPPGLPERQMLAFYAQRFPFTEVNATFYRLPPARTFEGMLRHVPAGFLFTIKAYRTLTHERETGSERDARLFREALRPLEEAGRLGAVLLQFPYAFKNEAAERGWLGRLREWLPDLPLVVEFRHEGWFREATYAWLRSLGLGFTSVDAPPLRGLPRPVAVATSPIAYIRFHGRNAARWWSHGAAYERYDYLYRAEELEEWLPRVRELAARSDRLFIAFNNHYQGQAVVNARMLARLLGLEPAGERPGEGEPPR